From one Colletotrichum destructivum chromosome 3, complete sequence genomic stretch:
- a CDS encoding Putative glucose-methanol-choline oxidoreductase, alpha/Beta hydrolase: protein MADQDQEVNGQGYATNGRNGAANGRSEPNGYESAFEETTEPFEGYDKSGGMFDPATGTYPRISRPVELIRPSYDVVVIGSGYGGAVAASRMARGNKQVCLLERGKEKWPGEFPSGIVAASKELHTTNAATDGVLSSLGLHGVGRDPTGLYHLIVGDGQNAFVANGLGGTSLLNANVFLEADDGVLNLPMWPDQLKGDELKPYYKRAEEVLEPKTYPEDFPKLAKLETLQKQAKLMGWGDKFYRVPQTTRFEDGENSTGVYMRASTLSGQDTTGLNDGSKSTTLVNYLSDAWNWGAEMFCQCEVRYVTKAEDREGYIVHFAWHGSKRANFKDIFYEDLMWVHAKELVFFGAGSIGTTEILLRSKKFGLQMSNDVGHGMSGNGDILAFGYNTSEYVNGIGRPDPPPNRPVGPCITGIIDCRKDLDNPLDGFVIEEGAVPAALAPFYRLMLTYLPYRKFPSNISFKGMVGHVAAAYGSRFFGPYFAEGSTEKTQCYLIMSHDSSQATMQLHKDRIMINYSGVGKSKRAKKLAGYLAKLTNLIGGIYVDSPFYAAFGEKEITVHAIGGARISNDDTGASGGVNDKGQLFVGEGREVHKGLVVCDGTIVPAALGVNPFATITALAERSVEKVAEEFGINIDLKTKNGSLNLFAEPAYNQFEHEDDNFQVARVREIIKTARDDKTPGIAFTEMMDGWIHFGEDAESLDFERATETAKSRGEYARFFLSARSWNTHNLVNDKEHEANLTGTFTCPALGGTSMVQGGKFQLFNDDPRSPDTMNLTYNFLVSQKDGSKLHFNGYKVVNSDVVFNPLNLWKATTTLYCTITEVDDQDQPMPDHVRGKGVIHIRPTKFLQECTTMEATGSTLYAKVASTANFLGYFTAKAAGAFLTPFIPQQWPSLPFHSYQNPTPWSEEMTVEANDRVKTKLYMWEPQGLSGQAANDAPILLLIPGAAVDHQIFALPTIDKNAVGYFRRKGYRVYSMVHRVGKTVVAQQNWTTFEARRDIQAALKKIRSRHGIKDKPDDSGPSHMTYVVAHCAGSVALASGLLDGTIPRQWLSGVTASQVFMNPKFAKVNRIKASMPISLANIYGLAQGKWFDCTSTPRDGYVQQAINQVLRFYPVGHRHEICNSVVCHRSSLVFGRLWSHKGLNEATHSQLENFVGGTSMASLNHLMFQGTHDYVTDSQNENLVTPQNIARLKGLPIFLFSGAENDVYTPENTDISFTTLSEANGGGFYERQVFKGRGHLDAWMSPTAHKDVFPRVLHHIENVQRGKYDALRKVIAKPEGPKY, encoded by the exons ATGGCCGATCAAGACCAGGAGGTCAACGGTCAGGGATACGCTACCAACGGCCGCAACGGCGCGGCCAACGGTCGTAGCGAGCCCAACGGCTATGAGTCAGCTTTCGAGGAGACCACCGAGCCGTTCGAGGGTTACGATAAGTCAGGCGGAATGTTTGATCCGGCCACCGGCACCTACCCCCGGATTTCCCGCCCCGTCGAGCTGATCCGCCCGTCTTACGACGTCGTTGTCATCGGCTCCGGCtatggcggcgccgtcgccgccagccgCATGGCCAGAGGCAACAAGCAGGTATGCCTGCTCGAGCGCGGCAAGGAGAAGTGGCCCGGCGAGTTTCCGTCAGGCATCGTGGCCGCCAGCAAGGAGCTGCACACCACGAACGCGGCCACGGATGGAGTGCTCAGCAGTTTGGGACTGCACGGGGTTGGACGCGACCCGACCGGTCTGTACCACCTCATCGTCGGTGATGGGCAGAACGCGTTCGTCGCCAACGGTCTGGGTGGCACGAGCTTGCTCAACGCCAACGTCTTCCTGGAagcggacgacggcgtcctcaACCTCCCCATGTGGCCTGACCAGTTGAAGGGGGATGAGCTCAAGCCTT ACTACAAGCGGGCCGAGGAGGTGTTGGAGCCCAAGACGTACCCCGAGGACTTCCCGAAACTGGCCAAGCTCGAGACGCTCCAGAAGCAGGCAAAGCTCATGGGCTGGGGCGACAAGTTCTACCGCGTGCCCCAGACGACGCGCttcgaggatggcgagaaTAGCACGGGCGTCTACATGCGGGCGTCGACGCTGTCGGGCCAGGACACGACGGGCCTcaacgacggcagcaagTCGACGACGCTGGTCAACTACCTCAGCGACGCCTGGAACTGGGGCGCCGAGATGTTCTGCCAGTGCGAGGTCCGCTATGTCACAAAGGCCGAGGACCGCGAGGGCTACATCGTCCACTTCGCCTGGCACGGCAGCAAGCGCGCCAACTTCAAGGACATCTTCTACGAGGACCTCATGTGGGTTCACGCCAAGGAGCTggtcttcttcggcgccggGAGCATCGGCACCACCGAGATCCTGCTTCGCAGCAAGAAGTTTGGTCTGCAGATGAGCAACGACGTCGGTCACGGCATGAGTGGCAACGGTGACATTCTGGCGTTCGG TTACAACACCAGCGAGTACGTCAACGGCATTGGTCGGCCGGATCCCCCGCCAAACCGCCCTGTCGGACCTTGCATCACGGGTATTATCGACTGTCGTAAAGACCTGGACAACCCCCTCGACGGATTCGtcatcgaggagggcgccgtTCCCGCGGCTCTGGCCCCCTTCTACCGGCTGATGCTCACCTACCTCCCGTACAGAAAGTTCCCCTCCAACATCTCCTTCAAGGGCATGGTTGGCCATGTCGCTGCAGCCTACGGGAGTCGGTTTTTTGGGCCTTACTTCGCTGAGGGGAGCACGGAGAAGACCCAGTGCTATCTCATCATGTCTCACGACA GCAGCCAAGCAACGATGCAACTGCACAAGGACCGAATCATGATCAACTACTCCGGTGTCGGCAAGTCAAAAAGAGCCAAGAAGCTGGCAGGTTACCTGGCCAAGCTCACCAACTTGATCGGCGGCATCTATGTCGACAGCCCCTTCTACGCCGCGTTTGGCGAGAAGGAGATTACCGTGCACGCGAT cggTGGTGCCCGCATCAGTAACGATGACACGGGTGCCAGCGGTGGCGTCAACGACAAGGGTCAGctcttcgtcggcgagggccgagaAGTGCACAAGGGGCTGGTTGTATGCGACGGCACCATCGTTCCCGCCGCTCTAGGAGTTAACCCCTTCGCCACCATCACGGCCCTGGCTGAGCGGTCCGTGGAGAAGGTTGCTGAAGAGTTTGGTATCAACATCGACTTGAAGACTAAGAACG GTTCCCTGAACCTCTTTGCCGAACCCGCCTACAACCAGTTCGAGCACGAAGACGACAACTTCCAAGTTGCCAGGGTCCGAGAGATCATCAAGACGGCCCGCGATGACAAGACCCCCGGTATTGCCTTCACGGAGAtgatggacggatggattCACTTtggcgaagatgccgagTCACTTGACTTTGAGCGAGCCACAGAGACCGCGAAGAGCCGTGGCGAATATGCCCGGTTCTTCCTCAGTGCCAGGTCATGGAACACCCACAACC TTGTCAACGACAAGGAGCACGAGGCCAACCTCACGGGCACCTTCACCTGCCCGGCACTGGGGGGAACCTCGATGGTGCAGGGAGGCAAGTTCCAGCTCTTCAACGACGACCCGCGGTCCCCAGACACGATGAACCTCACATACAACTTCCTGGTCTCTCAGAAGGACGGCAGCAAGCTGCACTTCAACGGCTACAAGGTGGTCAACTCGGACGTCGTCTTCAACCCGCTCAACCTCTGGAAGGCCACGACGACCCTGTACTGCACCAtcaccgaggtcgacgaccaGGACCAGCCCATGCCAGACCACGTGCGCGGCAAGGGCGTCATCCACATCCGGCCGACCAAGTTCCTCCAAGAGTGCACCACCATGGAGGCCACGGGGTCGACCCTCTACGCAAAGGTcgcgtcgacggccaacTTCCTCGGCTACTTCACcgccaaggcggccggcgcgTTCCTCACCCCCTTCATTCCGCAGCAGtggccctccctccccttccacAGCTACCAGAACCCGACGCCTTGGTCCGAGGAGATGACGGTCGAGGCCAACGACCGCGTCAAGACCAAGTTGTACATGTGGGAGCCGCAGGGCCTTTCGGGCCAGGCAGCCAACGACGCCCCGATTTTGCTCCTCATCCCCggagccgccgtcgaccaCCAGATCTTCGCGCTGCCGACCATCGACAAGAACGCCGTCGGCTATTTCCGCAGGAAGGGCTACCGCGTGTACTCCATGGTCCACCGCGTGGGCAAGACGGTCGTGGCGCAACAGAACTGGACCACGTTCGAGGCCCGCCGCGACATCCAGGCGGCGCTCAAGAAGATTCGCAGCAGGCACGGCATCAAAGACAAGCCGGACGACTCCGGCCCGTCCCACATGACATACGTGGTCGCCCACTGCGCCGGCTCGGTCGCCCTGGCCtccggcctcctcgacggcaccATCCCCCGCCAGTGGCTCAGCGGCGTGACGGCGTCGCAGGTGTTCATGAACCCCAAGTTCGCCAAGGTCAACCGGATCAAGGCCAGCATGCCCATCTCCTTGGCCAACATCTACGGCCTGGCTCAGGGCAAGTGGTTCGACTGCACGAGCACCCCACGCGACGGCTACGTCCAGCAGGCCATCAACCAGGTGCTGCGCTTCTACCCGGTTGGCCACCGCCACGAGATCTGCAACTCGGTCGTCTGCCATCGCAGCTCCCTCGTCTTTGGCCG TCTATGGTCGCACAAAGGTCTCAACGAGGCCACGCACTCCCAGCTGGAGAACTTCGTGGGAGGCACCTCGATGGCGAGCCTGAACCACCTCATGTTCCAGGGGACGCACGATTACGTGACGGACTCGCAGAACGAGAACCTCGTGACGCCGCAGAACATCGCCCGGCTCAAGGGCCTgcccatcttcctcttctcaGGTGCCGAGAACGACGTGTACACGCCCGAAAACACTGACATCTCCTTCACCACGCTCAgcgaggccaacggcggcggcttttACGAGCGCCAGGTGTTCAAGGGCCGCGGCCACCTGGACGCCTGGATGAGCCCGACCGCCCACAAGGACGTCTTCCCCCGCGTCCTGCACCACATCGAGAATGTGCAGAGGGGCAAGTACGACGCCCTAAGGAAGGTTATCGCGAAGCCCGAGGGCCCGAAGTACTAA
- a CDS encoding Putative FAS1 domain-containing protein encodes MKSLTALSCVALANAFILPDPRIFEQAAIKNNDRPDQASWWDHVPSKDSIVNTVEDGIDSLSAHIESALHSLEDTVENKFDHLLEEEVFNEPRPSSKTIYELISESEHTTEFAKLVEGYEDIVKVLKSTEANHTLFVPTNSAFEHIPKHKKPGKEVIEAILKYHVGVGEYDAKRVLRTHTLPTLLNEPFLGDKPQRLRTSVGLGGVRINFYAKVVAVNIRAKNGVIHAVNSLIIPPPMVGRELTLLPSQFSTLLLAYEKTDFVKFIHGVKSTGTTVFAPSNNAFARLGPKANAFLFNTDIGLKYLKALLKYQIVANATLYSDAFYRPDDKRDVKVMEHYHIDLPTLLDGKNIAVDVATWGGWTKVKLNGYIPIVVADGVARNGVIHVPGRVPIPPHKHKTDDVDGEISVEDLKERLSEYVDDKKKDADWLDGEL; translated from the exons ATGAAATCACTTACAGCCTTGTCGTGTGTGGCCCTGGCCAATGCCTTTATCCTGCCTGACCCGCGCATCTTCGAGCAAGCGGCGATCAAGAATAACGATCGCCCCGACCAGGCTTCATGGTGGGACCACGTCCCCTCCAAGGATTCCATCGTGAacaccgtcgaggacggcatcgACTCCCTGTCCGCCCACATCGAGAGCGCCCTGCACTCCCTCGAGGACACGGTCGAGAACAAGTTCGATCACCtcttggaggaggaggtcttCAACGAGCCCCGCCCTTCCAGCAAGACCATCTACGAGCTCATCTCCGAGAGCGAGCACACCACCGAGTTCGCCAAGCTGGTCGAAGGCTACGAGGACATCGTCAAGGTCCTCAAGAGCACCGAGGCCAACCACACCCTCTTCGTGCCCACCAACAGCGCCTTTGAGCACATCCCCAAGCACAAGAAGCCCGGCAAGGAGGTCATCGAGGCCATCCTGAAGTACcatgtcggcgtcggcgaatACGACGCCAAGCGGGTGCTGCGCACCCACACCCTGCCCACCCTGCTGAACGAGcccttcctcggcgacaaACCCCAGCGCCTTCGCACGAGCGTCGGTCTCGGAGGCGTCCGTATCAACTTTTACGCCAAGGTTGTTGCCGTCAACATT CGCGCCAAGAACGGCGTCATCCACGCCGTCAACAGCTTGATCATCCCGCCCCCGATGGTCGGCCGCGAgctcaccctcctccccagccAGTTCTCCacgctgctgctcgcctACGAGAAGACCGACTTCGTCAAGTTTATCCACGGCGTCAAGTCCACCGGCACCACCGTCTTCGCCCCCTCCAACAACGCCTtcgcccgcctcggccccaaggccaacgccttcctcttcaacacCGACATCGGCCTCAAGTACCTCAAGGCCCTGCTCAAGTACCAgatcgtcgccaacgccacccTCTACAGCGACGCCTTCTACCGCCCGGACGACAAGCGGGACGTCAAGGTCATGGAGCACTACCACATCGACTTGCCCAccctgctcgacggcaaGAACATCGCCGTTGACGTCGCCACCTGGGGCGGCTGGACTAAGGTCAAGTTGAATGGCTACatccccatcgtcgtcgccgacggcgttgCAAGGAACGGTGTCATCCACGTCCCCGGCCGCGTCCCTATCCCTCCCCACAAGCACAAGACCGACGATGTTGACGGCGAGATCTCCGTCGAGGACCTGAAGGAGCGGCTGTCCGAGTACGTTGatgacaagaagaaggatgcTGACTGGCTCGATGGCGAGTTGTAA
- a CDS encoding Putative NAD-dependent epimerase/dehydratase, NAD(P)-binding domain superfamily translates to MANEAIYVLVTGATGFIGAHVVDALLSRGIKVRGATRSLAKGDAMIQARPRFAGRLDFVQIQDFEKLGVFTEAVKDVDAVIHVASPFTYDTRDNEKELIVPAINGVRSVLEAAATNPKIKRVVVTSSFASVLDVDRKAPPYFTYTGEDWNPLSYEEAAAPGTSAVVAYRGSKKFAELAAWDFVREKKPHFDLVTLCPPMTFGPVVHPVSGVEKLNESNAMLWKIASGEAPLPVARVPFWIDVRDLAVAHVEALFRPGVGGKRYVPAADDRFSYGLAAKIIAENFDWAKDGVAREEQTIDTSHGLDGATAAEELGFEYRAFDQTVIDLIRQAKDLERNGSGV, encoded by the exons ATGGCAAATGAGGC AATATATGTCCTGGTAACCGGCGCGACAGGTTTCATTGGCGCCCATGTCGTTGACGCCCTTCTCTCCCGAGGCATCAAGGTCCGCGGCGCAACCCGTTCCCTCGCCAAAGGGGATGCGATGATACAGGCTCGGCCACGGTTCGCCGGCAGGTTAGACTTTGTCCAGATACAAGACTTTGAAAAGCTCGGTGTCTTtaccgaggccgtcaaagacgtcgacgccgtcatccaTGTTGCCAGC CCTTTCACTTACGACACCAGGGACAATGAGAAGGAGCTGATCGTACCCGCCATCAACGGCGTACGTTCGGTCCTCGAAGCCGCGGCCACGAACCCCAAGATCaagcgcgtcgtcgtcacctcATCGTTCGCCTCGGTCCTGGACGTCGACCGAAAGGCGCCCCCTTACTTCACCTACACCGGCGAGGACTGGAACCCCCTGAGCTacgaggaggcggcagcgccggGGACAAGCGCGGTCGTCGCGTACAGGGGCTCTAAGAAgttcgccgagctcgccgcctGGGACTTTgtgagggagaagaagccgcaCTTCGACCTCGTGACCCTGTGCCCACCGATGACTTTCGGGCCGGTGGTACACCCGgtcagcggcgtcgagaagCTGAACGAGTCCAACGCCATGCTTTGGAAGATTGCGAGTGGAGAGGCACCGCTTCCCGTGGCCCGCGTTCCGTTCTGGATCGACGTCCgagacctcgccgtcgcgcaCGTCGAAGCGCTCTTCAGGCCCGGCGTGGGCGGGAAGAGATACGTGCCGGCCGCGGACGATCGGTTCTCGTACGGCCTTGCTGCCAAGATCATTGCGGAAAACTTTGATTGGgccaaggacggcgtcgcTCGGGAGGAGCAGACGATCGACACATCTCATGGTTTGGATGGGGCAACGGCTGCGGAAGAACTCGGTTTTGAATACCGGGCATTCGACCAAACAGTCATCGACCTTATCAGGCAGGCAAAGGACCTTGAGAGAAACGGCAGTGGAGTATGA